One Chroococcidiopsis sp. SAG 2025 genomic window, GAGGGGAAGACGGCTCATATCAGGAGAAGGCTAAGCACGATAAAATTTAGGTTGAAACGTTCATGAGATAAAGGATATTAGAGCTGCCACGATAGGATTAATGCTGCCTTGATTAAGAATCAAATTTATATGGTCAAAGATCGGTTTCATGACGTTGTTAGAACGGCTCTGGAGAAAGAGGGCTGGCAGATTACAGCCGATCCCTAGAAATTGTTGAGCCAGATCGCCAGCTTTATTTGGCGGTACGAGAGCCGATTTACAAAAGTTTCTTTAAGCGACGATTTGTTGTAGCTGCAATCAGGCGATATCAACTGCGATTGATTATTTACGATGTGCAACAGGATGTTATTGTTCAATGGATATAGAGCAATATCGGCAATACATTCGACAACTCCTTTCAGAACGGCGAGAGCGTGCTTCAGATCAACAAAATGCGCCAGAATACGAGGTGCAAACTGTTTCTGATACCGAGCAGGATGTAGGTTGGCGGGAAAATAAACGAGAGTTTGGCTGTATTTTGCATCTCGATATTAGAGGTGGAAAAATTTGGATTCAGAATGATGGAACGGAAGTAGGAATTGCCAATCAACTAGTTGAACTAGGTGTACCTAAACAAGATATCGTGTTGGCGTTTCATGAACCTACTGTGTGTCATTTTACTGGTTTCGGCACGGGTGAAATAAACACACTAGAAAGCAAGAAAATTGAAGTTTAGCAATGTATAGTTGAATCTCCTCATTCCACTGCTTTGTTTGAGTAAGCAGTTGCCATCGGCAGGTTGATTTTCGGGTTGTTCCTCGAAAAAGTGATGACAGGATTGACAGACAAAAAAGGGTGTTTTTGGGCATGAGTTTAAGGTGTAGTGAAGATGTATTTGAATAGGTCATTAATTACTGAATTTTTGTGACATTAATCGTGCTTCCTTCAAGATGAGAATTCATCCAGCTTGCAGTAAATATTTAGAAATCTCGTCCAGTAACTTATTCATTCCCAAAGGACCATACGCCTCCCATATAACCGGATCGACAACATAAGCTGTTTTATTTTGAACTGATTTCAGGGAAGCTATCAAAGGATTTTGAAAGTAAAAAGATGGTGGCTTATTGTCAACATTAATAATGAATAAAATATCAGCATCATATTTATTTATGATTTCAGTGCTAATGGTGAGCCACGTACTTTGTTTTAGAAACACTGGTTTAAGACTCACTCTAAGGTCATTTAAAGCTTGAAAGAAGCCTGCGTAACTTGGTGGTATCAAAAAATTACCACCATTATACACAACGGCGGAAACCTCTAGTTCGTTTAGCCGTTCGCCTAAAGTCTCTCGTACTTTTCTAACCTTTCTTTGGTATTGATCGAGAAGTTCATCTACCTTTTCCTGTCGATTTACTAGTTGAGCAATAAATTGAAGATTCTCCTTAAAAGAGAATTTAGTTTTCTCACGTTCCTCTGGTATTGCTGGTGCAATATCAGATATATGCTTGTACATATACTTTTGCCAATCAGCGAACAAGATCAAATCTGGTTTGAGCATATAGATTTTTTCTAGAGAAGGCTGTACTACAGTACCTACTATTTCAAGTCCTTTAACCTCGTCTGCGGATAAGCCATTGAAATACTTTCTTCCTCCCCAGTCAATTGCTGTCGTACCGACTGGTTTAAAACCAAGTGATAATAACGGATCTAGTGTATAGGAAGGATCTAATACAACAATACGTTGCGGATTTGGGGGAATACAGGCTTCACCAAACTTATGTTGAATGACTCGACACTCAGAAGAAGTTGGTAAAATAGAGATTTTTGGGGTAACTTGTCGATGGCAAGCTGTAATGATTAAAAGAAAGGAAAAAGCTATTAGAAAGAATGACTTAATCAAACGATATATTTGGTCTCTCATCGCTGATTTTTGTGAATTTATCACAAAGTTAAACTGTTTTTAGCATAATAGTGAACCAATAACCAATAAAATGCTGTGAGTTAAAATTCCCAACTGATGGAGCCAGTGATAGTAAAAGGCTCACCTCTCAAAACATTAACTCGTCCTCCAACAGGGAAAGCAACATAATCTATGTCAAATAGATTACGGACGTTAATTGCAGCCTTAAAGCGATCGCGACGGTAGAAAAGTGCTGCATCAGTTCTAAAATAACTGTCTAATTGAAATGAGTTATCCAAATCGCCTTGTCTTTCACCGATATAAAACAGACCTAGCCCAAATCCCAAACCTTGCAAACTACCTTTCTGGATCTCGTATGTTGTCCAGAGGCTAGCTTGATTGTCTGGCACGTTTACTAATCGATTGCCGACTGGAGTGGTGTTATCTTCAGTCACTTCAGCATTGGTGTAAGCGTAGGCAGCAGTCACATTCCATCCAGGTAAAATCTCGCCCGTGATATCCAACTCAATTCCTCGACTCCTTTGCTCCCCTACCTGAATGGAGAAATTAGGGTTATTTGGATCGTCTGTTGTCACATTTGTCTTAGTAAGATGATAAGCTGCCAACGTGGTCGAAAGCCTGCTTTCTAGAAAGTCAGCTTTAACTCCTGCTTCATATTGCGTGCCTTTGGTCGGCTCGAACGCTCTCCCATCAGGGTTGAATCCCTGAGAAGGGTTAAAGGAGCGACTGTAGCTGGCATAGAGAGAAACTGTGTCGCTGGGTTGATACACCAAGCCAATGCGTGGGCTAAAAGCACCATCGTTTTGTACTGGCTCATTAGTCTCATTAAGAAGGTTTTCATTTTCATCAGATACCCAATCATATCGACCACCAACCAGTAGCTTCCAGCGATCGCTAAAAGCAATTTGATCTTGAAGAAAGATCCCGTAAGATCTAATTTTTCGGTCAGAAAAAGTAAGCGGAACAAGTTCGGATGGCAGCAAAATATTATAGTTTGGATTGAGAAGATCTAAAGGAGGTAGATTAGTAACAGAAAAGTCTGGAGGGAGTGAACCTATTGAGTAGGCGGAATATCTCAAAGGATTGAAGAAGTGATTAAAATCAAAGCCCGCTAGAAGTTGGTGCGAAATCGAACCTGTATTAAATTTTCCAAGTAGATCGATCTGCCCAAAATAGTTTTCTGTATCATTCCCATTGGCATCGCCTCCAAAAAGTTCTAGAAAACGGTCATCCACTAGTCTAAGAGGAAAAGCTCGCTTCTCTCTTGAGTCAGTCCAAGTTACAGCAAGATTATTACGAAGTCGCCAGTTCTCACTAAAATTGTGATTTAGCGTGTAGCCTAGCCTTTGAGTCGTAGTATTGAACAGGTCAAGAGCGGGATAGCCTGTATACAAGTCACGACGTACCAGATCGCCATCGCTGAAAATCAAACTTTGTGGAATAAAGGGATTTGCAAAGAAATGAACATACTCATAGTAAAGATCTAGCTTTGTTCGATCTCCCAATTTGAAAGTAAGTGAAGGTGCAATTGTAGTTAAGTTTAGATCGACGAACGGTTGATAAGAATCTGAATGTTGATAGCTAGCGATGAATCGGTAGAGAACATCTCCGTTATCATCTAAAGGTCCGGAGAAATCGATGCTAGGCTGGTAAAACCCATAGTTTCCTACCTCAAGTTCAAATTTGTAATAGGGTTCAGCGAGCGGCTGCCGAGTAACTACATTAACGACTCCACCAGGTTCTAGCGCCCCAAATAGAACTGATGCTGGGCCTTTGAGGACTTCCACTTGCTCGACTGTGCCAATTCCTGTGAGATCGGTGTAAACAGAATCTCGAAAGCCGTTTCGGAAATTTGCAGCACCGCCATCAAATGCTTGATTAAATCCTCTAATGATTCTGCTCCCCGCCGGCGCGCCGGACTGGCCTCCACCACTGACTACTCCACTGACAGTTTCCACCGCCTGATTCAGGTCTTGCACGTCGCGATCCTCTAATACTTGTCGCGGTACGACTTGAATCGATTGGGGAATATCTCGAAGTGGGGTATCGGTTCGCGTTGCCGTAGTTGCATTAGAAGGGTTATATCCCTCATCCTGCTCCCCCGTCACCACGATCTCCTCCTGAATCGCGTCTTCCTCTGCCACATCTCCCGTATCCCTCAGCGTCACCGCCAGCACCAACCCTTGTGCTTCTGCTGTCACCTTGGCAGTTGGCGGCGCATCCGTTCCCGTAATGGCAACCCGCACTCGATCGCCTGGCAAATCCGTCACGCTCACTAGCGCAATCCCTTCAATCGGGTTTGCCTGCGAGAACTCTTGGGCGATCGCTGCATTGGGAATATCTGCGATCAGCGCCTTGCCCACCACACGAGTTTTTGGCACTTCCAGGGAGCCGTCTAACGTTTCCAGCATCACCTGCAAGCCCGCCTCGGTTGCCTCCACTCGCACTCCGGTAATTTGCACCAGCGAGGCTTCAATTTGTGCCACCCATGCTCCGACGGTGGTTGTAGGTTGTTCCATTTCACTTAGCTGCGGCACCGCCAAAACAGAGGAGAACGACTGTTGAGGAGCAGAGACACCGCCCCGTTCGGGTCGGTCTGCCGACGTATTTCTCAATTCCAGAACCTTGTCGCGCTCTACCTCTGGTTGCTGGTCAATTCTGCCGATTCTCTGGCGAGACGGCAAGCCGATCGCCTCCTGTGCCTTGGCTGGCATCCCTGCATTCATTACAGCACTCAATAGTCCCAGTGCGAATGCCCATTGAACGATCGCCCAAACCTTACTGACCACCATAGTTGTTTTCATACACCAGTCAACCAGATTTTCTCAATTGCGAGAAGTTTTTATTTAGTAGAACTGAGTGTAAACAGAAGGCGATCGTCAAATCTACTCCAAACCTACACCATCACCCCAAGATTCTATTTTTCAGAAGTTTTTTGATTCAAGGAACGATTTTTCTGCCTCGAACACAGTCACTTGGAGTGATGCCAAACTGCCGCTTAAACGCTGCTGCAAATTGAGCCGAGTTCGCATAGCCCACGCGATTCGCCACTTCAGCCACCGTGGAGTGGGGTTGCCGTAACAAGCGTTCAGCCTGCTCCATGCGTTGCTGAGTCAGATAGGCAAAGGGTGTGACTCCAAACAGCGATCGAAACCCCTTATGTAGGGTACAGTGACCAACTCCTACTTGCCGCGCCAGTTCAAGTTGCGAAGGGGGATGTTCTAAGTGCGATCGCAAAATTTCTGCGGCACGGTGAATCCGAGCGATCGTACTGGGTTTGAGAGAGGTGTCTGGCGCAGACGCACATTCACCCATCATGCTATGAAGTTGGAGCGCGATTAACTCAAACACCTTGCCCTGCAAATAGAACCGCTTTGCTGCCCCCAAAAATGGACAGTCAACGATTTGCTGCACCACCGATCGCATTGCCCCTGAGGTTTTAGTCGAAAACGTCTGCTGCCAGTCGTCCCCTTGCACTAATGGTTGCAGTTCTGGGAGCAATTCTCCTGTCGGCGTAGCAAAAAACTGCTTCAATAGGTGCGGCTGCAAGTGAACGTCCAGACCAACTTGGGGTTTCGCAGGATGAAATGATGTTACTGCCGGTTGAATGCCACTGCCGCCAATGTAGCTTTGGGTTGCATCCAGGTAGAGAAAATGCCCGCTATCAATAACTCCCGACAGGTGAACCATAAACTGTACCAAGTGCCGATTCTCCACCCCTCGAATCGTTAGGTTGTTGTAGGTTGCGTTGAAAATACACAAATCCAAACCTGGGTGTAGCTCCATTTCGCGGTGATAACCGCTGCCCAGTAATGATGGCATTGTATAGATGGCTTCCAGGCGATCGATCGAAGTCACAGGCGGACACTGCTGCTCGGTTTCTATCCAGATTTCATCGACTTCTTGTATAGTCAAGTCAAGAGTCATGAGGGACAAGAAGATTTTAAGATTTAATAAGAATTAGTTTCAATAATCTCTAGTTATCGTTGAGAAGTCAAGGGATTTAACCTCATAGATTTAAATTCTACCTCGATGAACCCTGAGGGCATTGAGTTAAACTAAGCCGGAAAGTCGCCCCCTGACTCGACGTTGACAAACCGTGCATGAATTGTTGAATTCACACGGCTCCTCAATAAAGGTGTGCTTGTCACGCACACCTATAAATATCAGAGTTAGAAGGGATTAAGGTTGAGATAATCCTCATATATCTAGGGGTGTTAGTATCATCGGAACAAAAAACAGAGTTAAGGATTTTATTCCTGTGATAACGATAAAAAAGCAGGCTTTTAGATCTTTCCTGTATCCCTTGTTCCGGCAGGGATTCTGCGTTTTATGACTGTGATAAAAGTTCTTATCACAGGAATTTTGGGTAAACGAACCTACTGTTTTAGTAGTTGCTAAAAAGACCAAGTAGCAAGGATTTCGAGCCTACCCCAGTTTTCTGTTCCATTGCTACTCGCACGCCGTTTATTGAAACCAGTTATCAATAATTCTCTAACCAGATGCGGTATGATTGGCAACATTCGCCGATGATGGTTAAGTGTGGGGGCAGTAGGTGAAATTACAGCAATTAGAGTATTTCTAGCAGATTCTATTAGTAATAAGTTCTATTTGGCTAGGCGTTGCTACCGGAGCGACTGCTCAGCCAGTGCCTATCCAGGAGGGACAGAGCCAATCTGTTGCGCAGATACTACGCGATTCCCGAACGACTCCCCATCTACCTAGAGTCAGTGAGAGCGAGCGTCCCATAACCAGCGCTCAAATGCTCGTGCAGTCAACAGCCCCAGCCACAGGAGGCATGCATATCCTGATGTAGATGAAAATGTTCGCCTAGTGGTCGCCCCCGCATCTGGTACGACCCCTAATGTTATCCTAAGCGCTTTCGATTTCGCCCAACTTAACGTTGCCTTGAGCGAAAGTTGATTGAGACTGCCGTTGCCTTGAGTTCTGGAGCAAGTCAAAACTCAACTACACACTCAGGTTGGCATTTGGTAACAACCGAAGCGCAAGTTTTGCCTCATATAGGTCATCCTACAGGCTCAATCCCCGCTCCGGTTTGAGTTGGCGTTGTGGTGGCTGTTTGTGCTGTTGCTGCGACAAATTAAACATATTCTTTAGCTCCTCGTTCCAATCAATAGCTTTTGGTTTTTTGCGTACCGAATTAGGCAACTGCTCCATCACTCTCTGCGCCATTAAATTACCAGGAGAGTCATTATCATAAGCAACAATAACTGACTTGTTTGGTAGCTGTCGGAAAAATTCTAGCGGCACAACACCAGCTCCATCAGTAGATAAATAAATCGTCTTGTGTGAATCAGTGCGGTCTAACACGGCGAATGACATCGCATCAATCGGAGACTCTACCAACACTACTCGTTGAATTGGGTCGCTTGATTGTCCTCCAATTTGGAAGTGAAACCATCCAGCATTTCGTTTAGATCCAAGCGCTAATCCTTTGAATGCGTTGTCGAATCCGGTTGTGCCTCTCAGTGTTGCTCCAGAGATCGTCTCCTCATCTAGAGAGCGACGAATAAACACAGCATTTTGTTTGTCATCTGCATAAACTAAGCCCTGTTGATGTAAGGCATCCACCATAGCAGCAGGGAGTCGGCGCTCGCGGGTGAGATATGTTTTCACAATCTGCCACTTGCTTTCATCTTGCTTTGGAGGAACAAACTGACGTGGCGGTTCCTTTTGAATAATGTCTCTAGTTTGATAGGCAACAGCAGTTAGCGTCGCCCCTTCCCCAAATCTGTCATTGAGCCAAGCAACTGCCTGTTTGAATTCACACTGAAGTACGTGCATCGCCAAGTCAATTGCACCGCCACCACCTTTAGTATGCTGCCAGTCATAAAACTTGCTGCCAGTGATATTGATTATGTGATTTTCGTGCTTCCACTTATGCTTGTCTTTGAGGTCTGGGTCTAGACCCAGTTCATAGGCAACTTGTTCTAGAGGTAGGTCGCGGACTTTGTTGGCAACGTCTGTGTATAAAGTTTTCCAGTTTTCGATCTCCCGTTTCTGGGCGTGTACCGTGGATTCCAAATCACTCAGGCGCTGCTGTAAAACTTCCTTTTCTCTGGCAAGTGCTTTAGCGGTGCGCTCTAGATCTTCTTTTTCTTTGATTGCTCGTTGGCGGTCTGCTAATTGGTGATGGATAGTTGCTATGTCTAGCGTCAAGTCTGGTGGTTGGGTGACAGCTGCATAATATTCCTTGACTTCTGTATGGGTAGCTCTGCTGCCTTTAATGCCGCGCTCCAGTCCTAGTGGAGCCATTGCTCTTGCATAGCTATCTTGGAACTTGCTAAGTTTCTCCCGTCCGCCAAACAACGCCCGACAGTTGAGTTTACCTTTTTCATCTAGGGGAACAAGATAGGCGTGAATGTGTGGGGTGGCTTCATCTAAATGCAACTCGGCTCTAACAATCCGGTCGCCATACTTTTCAAGAAGCCATTGATGCACTGCCTGTTGGAAATTCTCTAGTTGCTGCTTTTGATAATATCCGGCTCGACCAGGCTCGTCAGGTCGGAAGTATTCTGGGCTAGCTGTTAAAACCATTTCCACGCACTCTACAGCATTGGAGCGAATCGTCTGCTCGCCGATGCGCTGCCTGACTAAAGTTTCCAAGTCAGGAGGACTGAGTGTGTCTGGTTGACCGATAAACCGGAGATTTTGAATTTCTGGGTTGGCGTTTGGAGTTTCTCGTTGCCTTTTGGTATGCTGTTCTGAGGCGGCAATACCCCCACCTTTGAGTTTGGCAATGCGAGCGATGGCATGAGGCATATTCTTTTTCCCAGTAGCACTTACCCACTGTGGCGCTTGACGAGGCGATGGAGTAGTTGCCCCGCTCCCGCGAACGCAACAATTTTAGCGCAGCGATGCCGTTAGGCAAAAATTGTGTAGTGAGTACACCAAGATCTAAGACTACTGGGAAAAGAAATAGCAGTAGCCGAGGTCTGGACTAGGATTGAAGGGATGGTGTCCAGCGGCTACTGGGAAAAATCATAGATGTTATAGGGCTGGGGAAAGGTTGCTCTAGGGATGGTTGGTCAAACTTAACTTATCTTTACTCGCTTCAATTTCTCACTTTGGAATAAGTCCGCTAGACTTACCTTATGTAAGTCGGTGTTGGTATGCCTCCTAAGCAGACAGTAATTGACATTGATGAGGATAAACTCAAGTTGATTTTATCGAAGATAGAGGCGCGGACTCCGACTAAGCCGAAACAGGGGATGACGCTTAGAGAAGTGATTATGAAATCGAAGGCGATGATTAACAAAGCCTTGAAGCGTGGCTATACCTATGATGAAATTGCGGCTATCCTCACAGAGGAAGGAATCAGTATTAAAGGAGCGACGCTGAAGCAGTACCTAACTGAATCGAAAAGTAAAAGAAGTAAAACTACTCCAACTGGGTCAGCGGTAGAGCCAACGACTGCAACTGGAAAATTGTCATCACAACCAGAGAGCGAGCTAGACAATAGCTCGGAGGCAGAGCCAAAGGTAGAGGCGAGAGCGGATATCAAAACAGAGACTAAATCGGATATCAAAACAGATACAAAAACTTCGGCTAAACCTAAGTCAGTTGTCCGAGGTAAGTTTGCGGACATTCCTAGTAATGATGAGTTGTAGTAGAGAAATATTCTATGGCAAGTAAACAAGAGCAAGAATTAATTTCTGCCCTCAAGCGGCTCATCTTTATTTACGGTGACAAGGGTGGGGTAGGTAAGTCGGCAGTTGCTCGGTTATTGCTTGATATCTATCGCAGCGAGTCTGTGCCTTGTCAGGCGATTGATTCCGATACGAGCAATGCTGACTTGTATCGCTGCTACAAACGGGTAGGAGATCAAGCACAAGAGATTGCTCTTGGTGAACCGGATGCGGTCGAGCGGGTAGATTTTACCGTCAGGGGAGAGGCAGATTATTTAATTGATAGCTTGGGAGATTACAGCGAATTGATTCTGGTGGATCTGCCAGCGAGATCTAGGGATGCGTTTACGACTTTCATCCGCGAATTAGACCTATTGAATGTAGCGACTGAATCCGGCTATCGAGTCACTATCATTCATGTCTTGGGGAAAACTAGGAGTTCGGTCAGTGCGCTGAAGGATGTGGTCGAACTGTGTGGGGATGGCGCTGATTATGTGGT contains:
- a CDS encoding element excision factor XisH family protein encodes the protein MVKDRFHDVVRTALEKEGWQITADP
- a CDS encoding element excision factor XisH family protein, whose amino-acid sequence is MAVREPIYKSFFKRRFVVAAIRRYQLRLIIYDVQQDVIVQWI
- a CDS encoding XisI protein, with translation MDIEQYRQYIRQLLSERRERASDQQNAPEYEVQTVSDTEQDVGWRENKREFGCILHLDIRGGKIWIQNDGTEVGIANQLVELGVPKQDIVLAFHEPTVCHFTGFGTGEINTLESKKIEV
- a CDS encoding iron-siderophore ABC transporter substrate-binding protein, which translates into the protein MRDQIYRLIKSFFLIAFSFLLIITACHRQVTPKISILPTSSECRVIQHKFGEACIPPNPQRIVVLDPSYTLDPLLSLGFKPVGTTAIDWGGRKYFNGLSADEVKGLEIVGTVVQPSLEKIYMLKPDLILFADWQKYMYKHISDIAPAIPEEREKTKFSFKENLQFIAQLVNRQEKVDELLDQYQRKVRKVRETLGERLNELEVSAVVYNGGNFLIPPSYAGFFQALNDLRVSLKPVFLKQSTWLTISTEIINKYDADILFIINVDNKPPSFYFQNPLIASLKSVQNKTAYVVDPVIWEAYGPLGMNKLLDEISKYLLQAG
- a CDS encoding TonB-dependent siderophore receptor, with product MKTTMVVSKVWAIVQWAFALGLLSAVMNAGMPAKAQEAIGLPSRQRIGRIDQQPEVERDKVLELRNTSADRPERGGVSAPQQSFSSVLAVPQLSEMEQPTTTVGAWVAQIEASLVQITGVRVEATEAGLQVMLETLDGSLEVPKTRVVGKALIADIPNAAIAQEFSQANPIEGIALVSVTDLPGDRVRVAITGTDAPPTAKVTAEAQGLVLAVTLRDTGDVAEEDAIQEEIVVTGEQDEGYNPSNATTATRTDTPLRDIPQSIQVVPRQVLEDRDVQDLNQAVETVSGVVSGGGQSGAPAGSRIIRGFNQAFDGGAANFRNGFRDSVYTDLTGIGTVEQVEVLKGPASVLFGALEPGGVVNVVTRQPLAEPYYKFELEVGNYGFYQPSIDFSGPLDDNGDVLYRFIASYQHSDSYQPFVDLNLTTIAPSLTFKLGDRTKLDLYYEYVHFFANPFIPQSLIFSDGDLVRRDLYTGYPALDLFNTTTQRLGYTLNHNFSENWRLRNNLAVTWTDSREKRAFPLRLVDDRFLELFGGDANGNDTENYFGQIDLLGKFNTGSISHQLLAGFDFNHFFNPLRYSAYSIGSLPPDFSVTNLPPLDLLNPNYNILLPSELVPLTFSDRKIRSYGIFLQDQIAFSDRWKLLVGGRYDWVSDENENLLNETNEPVQNDGAFSPRIGLVYQPSDTVSLYASYSRSFNPSQGFNPDGRAFEPTKGTQYEAGVKADFLESRLSTTLAAYHLTKTNVTTDDPNNPNFSIQVGEQRSRGIELDITGEILPGWNVTAAYAYTNAEVTEDNTTPVGNRLVNVPDNQASLWTTYEIQKGSLQGLGFGLGLFYIGERQGDLDNSFQLDSYFRTDAALFYRRDRFKAAINVRNLFDIDYVAFPVGGRVNVLRGEPFTITGSISWEF
- a CDS encoding AraC family transcriptional regulator; translated protein: MTLDLTIQEVDEIWIETEQQCPPVTSIDRLEAIYTMPSLLGSGYHREMELHPGLDLCIFNATYNNLTIRGVENRHLVQFMVHLSGVIDSGHFLYLDATQSYIGGSGIQPAVTSFHPAKPQVGLDVHLQPHLLKQFFATPTGELLPELQPLVQGDDWQQTFSTKTSGAMRSVVQQIVDCPFLGAAKRFYLQGKVFELIALQLHSMMGECASAPDTSLKPSTIARIHRAAEILRSHLEHPPSQLELARQVGVGHCTLHKGFRSLFGVTPFAYLTQQRMEQAERLLRQPHSTVAEVANRVGYANSAQFAAAFKRQFGITPSDCVRGRKIVP
- the mobV gene encoding MobV family relaxase, encoding MPHAIARIAKLKGGGIAASEQHTKRQRETPNANPEIQNLRFIGQPDTLSPPDLETLVRQRIGEQTIRSNAVECVEMVLTASPEYFRPDEPGRAGYYQKQQLENFQQAVHQWLLEKYGDRIVRAELHLDEATPHIHAYLVPLDEKGKLNCRALFGGREKLSKFQDSYARAMAPLGLERGIKGSRATHTEVKEYYAAVTQPPDLTLDIATIHHQLADRQRAIKEKEDLERTAKALAREKEVLQQRLSDLESTVHAQKREIENWKTLYTDVANKVRDLPLEQVAYELGLDPDLKDKHKWKHENHIINITGSKFYDWQHTKGGGGAIDLAMHVLQCEFKQAVAWLNDRFGEGATLTAVAYQTRDIIQKEPPRQFVPPKQDESKWQIVKTYLTRERRLPAAMVDALHQQGLVYADDKQNAVFIRRSLDEETISGATLRGTTGFDNAFKGLALGSKRNAGWFHFQIGGQSSDPIQRVVLVESPIDAMSFAVLDRTDSHKTIYLSTDGAGVVPLEFFRQLPNKSVIVAYDNDSPGNLMAQRVMEQLPNSVRKKPKAIDWNEELKNMFNLSQQQHKQPPQRQLKPERGLSL